CTGTTGGTGGCGGATTTAATGGACGATGCTGTAAAGTCAGGAAGAATAAACTTATGCAAAATTATTTCATTTCCTGTTGTTCATGATTATCGAGGAAATCTGACCTTCATAGAACAATATAAGCACATTCCATTTGAGCTGAAACGAATATATTATCTTTACGATGTTCCTACGGGTGCTGTAAGGGGGGGCCATGCTCATATTTCATTAGAGCAAGTAATAATTGCAGTAAGTGGCAGTTTTGAAGTCGTGATTGATGATGGGTACCAGAAAAAGAGTTTCTTCTTGAACAGGCCTCATTATGGCCTTTATATTCCTCCGGGAATGTGGAGAGAGTTGGTAAACTTTTCCTCTAATTCCGTCGCTTTGGTGTTGGCTTCTGAAATTTATGATGAGAGTGATTACATACGGGATTACGACACATTCAAGCGCATGGTCAGGGAGGGGGTTTGGGATGAGTCTGATAGAAGAGTTGCAAAAAAAATATCAGGACTATAGCGAGCGCGTGGTGAGGGTAAGAAAAAAACTTGAGCAAAAGGGAGTTTTTATCCATCCTAATGCTCTCGTCGAGAGTGAACACGTTGGAGAAGGAACAAGAATCTGGGCATTTGCTCATGTTCTTCCAGGTGCAAAAATTGGTAAAAATTGCAATATCTGTGACCATGTATTTGTGGAGAACGATGTTATTGTGGGCGACAATGTTACAATAAAAAATGGCGTCCAATTATGGGATGGGGTAAGAATAGAAGATAATGTGTTCGTTGGGCCAAATGTAACTTTCACGAACGATTTACGGCCCCGGAGTAAGGTGTATCCTCCCGAATTCATTAAGACATATATAAAGGAGGGGGCAAGCATTGGAGCAAATGCTACTATAGTATGTGGGGTAACGATTGGACGGTGGGCAATGATAGGTGCTGGCTCTGTTGTTACTAGGGATGTGCCTGACTATGCGTTGGTTTATGGTGTTCCCGCAAGGTTACGGGGATGGGTTTGCGAGTGCGGAAGAGATTTAGAGTTTAATGAAAAAGGATACGCAAAATGTGTTTGTGGAAAAGAATATAAGAAAATCATAGATGAAACTGGTAACGAAAAAGTGGTGAGAGTGTTATGATACCGCTGGTAGACCTAAAACGGGAATACCGGGAGATTAAGGAGGAAATAGACCTCGCGATAGGCAGGGTTCTTGAGAGGGGATGGTTTATTTTAGGGGAAGAGCTTGTAGCTTTTGAAAGGGAGTTTGGTAAATACATTGGAACAAAGCATGTAATTGGTGTGAATTCTGGTTCAGATGCATTATATCTTGCTGTAAAAGCCTTGGGCATCGGAAAGGGGGATGAGGTTATAACGGTTTCTCATACTTTTATCTCAACTGTCGACGCTATCACAAGGAATGGTGCTAGACCGGTATTTGTTGATATAGACCCCGAGACATATACGATGGACGTATCCCAACTTGAGAATGCAATTACCGAAAGAACAAAGGCTATCATCCCGGTGCATATTTACGGCCATCCTGCTGACATGGCTCCCATAATGGAAATAGCAAATGATTATGGGCTGTATGTGATAGAAGATGCAAGCCAAGCCCATGGAGCGGAGTATAAAGGAAAAAAAGTTGGTAGTATTGGGCATGTGTCTTGTTTTAGTTTCTATCCCACCAAAAACCTTGGGGCATATGGCGATGCCGGCGCGATAGCTACAAATGATGATGAACTTGCTGATAAATTGAGAATGATGAGAAACTATGGGTCACCCCGGAAGTATTATCACGAGTTTGTGGGTGTTAATAGTAGACTCGATGAGATTCAAGCGGCTGTTTTGAGAGTGAAGCTAAAGTATCTGGATAAGTGGAACCAAAGAAGGAGGAAAATCGCTCAGGTATATAAAGAGCTCCTAAGGGATACAGATGTAATCACGCCTATTGAAAAAGAATGGGCTAAACATGTTTACCATTTATATGTTATCCAACATGGCAAACGGGATGAACTTGAGAAGTGTCTCCTTAGTAAAGGTATACATGTTCAGATACATTACCCTGTTCCAGTTCATCTTCAACCTGCGTATACTAAGCTTGGTTTCAATGTGAAGCTACCCATTACAGAACGTGTGTCCCAAAGAATACTATCAATCCCAATGAGTCCTTGGCTTAGTGAGGAGGAGGTAGAATACGTCGCAGAGGCTATTAGGGGGTGTCTTGTTGCCACGTAATCTCAAAGTCACTTGCATAATGCTTGCAAGGAATTTAGTTTCTCAGGGATATCCATTTTTAGAAGCAATTTTGTCTGTGCTTCCTTATTGCGATGAGCTGATGATATGTGAGGGTTATAGTGATGATGAAACGTATACAATCCTGAAAAAACTTCAGAAAATACATGAGGATAAAGTTTTTATAGTTCGGAAGAAGTGGGTGTCAAATAAAAGAATAAAATCCCATGTTTTTTCGGAC
This genomic stretch from Thermococcus sp. harbors:
- a CDS encoding FdtA/QdtA family cupin domain-containing protein, translated to MDDAVKSGRINLCKIISFPVVHDYRGNLTFIEQYKHIPFELKRIYYLYDVPTGAVRGGHAHISLEQVIIAVSGSFEVVIDDGYQKKSFFLNRPHYGLYIPPGMWRELVNFSSNSVALVLASEIYDESDYIRDYDTFKRMVREGVWDESDRRVAKKISGL
- a CDS encoding acyltransferase, with the translated sequence MSLIEELQKKYQDYSERVVRVRKKLEQKGVFIHPNALVESEHVGEGTRIWAFAHVLPGAKIGKNCNICDHVFVENDVIVGDNVTIKNGVQLWDGVRIEDNVFVGPNVTFTNDLRPRSKVYPPEFIKTYIKEGASIGANATIVCGVTIGRWAMIGAGSVVTRDVPDYALVYGVPARLRGWVCECGRDLEFNEKGYAKCVCGKEYKKIIDETGNEKVVRVL
- a CDS encoding DegT/DnrJ/EryC1/StrS family aminotransferase — translated: MIPLVDLKREYREIKEEIDLAIGRVLERGWFILGEELVAFEREFGKYIGTKHVIGVNSGSDALYLAVKALGIGKGDEVITVSHTFISTVDAITRNGARPVFVDIDPETYTMDVSQLENAITERTKAIIPVHIYGHPADMAPIMEIANDYGLYVIEDASQAHGAEYKGKKVGSIGHVSCFSFYPTKNLGAYGDAGAIATNDDELADKLRMMRNYGSPRKYYHEFVGVNSRLDEIQAAVLRVKLKYLDKWNQRRRKIAQVYKELLRDTDVITPIEKEWAKHVYHLYVIQHGKRDELEKCLLSKGIHVQIHYPVPVHLQPAYTKLGFNVKLPITERVSQRILSIPMSPWLSEEEVEYVAEAIRGCLVAT